Proteins encoded together in one Bactrocera neohumeralis isolate Rockhampton chromosome 4, APGP_CSIRO_Bneo_wtdbg2-racon-allhic-juicebox.fasta_v2, whole genome shotgun sequence window:
- the LOC126756706 gene encoding nitric oxide synthase-interacting protein homolog isoform X3 gives MDLYCYQPTPPASLMDYPVGPHQLQNGSSGVGGIGGIVNNTNAYFNNIYTNGVANNNNTSNNNNSSNLYNHHSNSDSSSVTTTTTTATNFGDCIGLERAFDFYSDRGML, from the coding sequence ATGGATTTATATTGTTATCAGCCAACGCCACCTGCCTCACTCATGGATTATCCCGTTGGACCGCATCAACTGCAAAACGGCAGCAGCGGTGTTGGTGGCATCGGCGGCATCGTCAACAACACTAACGCGTacttcaataatatttatacgAATGGCgttgccaacaacaataatactagcaacaacaataacagtagtAATCTTTATAATCATCATAGTAACAGTGATAGTTCATCGGTgacgacgacaacaacaacagcgacaaaTTTTGGTGATTGCATCGGTTTGGAGCGGGCTTTCGATTTCTACAGTGATCGAG
- the LOC126756706 gene encoding nitric oxide synthase-interacting protein homolog isoform X2, with amino-acid sequence MDLYCYQPTPPASLMDYPVGPHQLQNGSSGVGGIGGIVNNTNAYFNNIYTNGVANNNNTSNNNNSSNLYNHHSNSDSSSVTTTTTTATNFGDCIGLERAFDFYSDRVTKRAF; translated from the coding sequence ATGGATTTATATTGTTATCAGCCAACGCCACCTGCCTCACTCATGGATTATCCCGTTGGACCGCATCAACTGCAAAACGGCAGCAGCGGTGTTGGTGGCATCGGCGGCATCGTCAACAACACTAACGCGTacttcaataatatttatacgAATGGCgttgccaacaacaataatactagcaacaacaataacagtagtAATCTTTATAATCATCATAGTAACAGTGATAGTTCATCGGTgacgacgacaacaacaacagcgacaaaTTTTGGTGATTGCATCGGTTTGGAGCGGGCTTTCGATTTCTACAGTGATCGAG